The Candidatus Binatia bacterium sequence ACTCAATCGTTCCATGATCCAACCGAGCCAGGCGTGGCCGGTCACCGGGATGACGCTGCGGTTTTTCTCCACCCCACGCAGCACGATCTGGGCGCAGCGCGCGGGCGGCAGCGGCGTCGGCGCCAGGGCGAGCAGGCGCTCGCGATCGATCGGCAGGCGCAACTCCGTGACACGCAAGATCGGGGTGTTGATGAAACCCGGGCAGACCACGGTCACCATCACCCCGCAGGCC is a genomic window containing:
- a CDS encoding short chain dehydrogenase, whose protein sequence is MRSAGRAEGAACGVMVTVVCPGFINTPILRVTELRLPIDRERLLALAPTPLPPARCAQIVLRGVEKNRSVIPVTGHAWLGWIMERLS